A segment of the Nasonia vitripennis strain AsymCx chromosome 2, Nvit_psr_1.1, whole genome shotgun sequence genome:
attttttattttagtatgTAACAGTTGCCACacttgcgcgctcgcgctgtaCCTGTACGGCTGGTACGCATTTTCGTTAATAGCGTCTGCTTTATGCTTATTATGCCTTTCACAGCTTCGGTCGCCTACCGCTAGGGGTGCCACTTTTGCTTGAACTTGCCAATACACAAATCCGCCACCGCACGCTTGAACGCCATCACAGACCTTGGTACTCAATACCGTTCAAGTTGAGGTTATGTTTTGAAGTTTGTATACACAACATGAGTACCACAAAAGTAGTTTCGAAGTACGGAAAAAAAAGGTAAGTTAATGTTTgggttgatttttttttaaataatgtacAGAACTCTACTCTATTTTTCTCAATCGATCTCTATATATACTCTACGATGAGCATGAATGTAAATACTACAGACtttattttctcttgtttataCTGTCACACAGTTATGCTTTTTGTAAATATCTATCGATTTTTCCGATTgtgatataatatttttgtcaaATGCATCACAAAATTCATTACTTTTAACGACATTCATCCCTATTTTTGGTATTTCAGCGCTAATCCATATCCTCTGGAAAAAGTTCGTTGCCAAAAATGTCTTGAAATGGGCCATTGGAGTTATGAATGCAAAGGAAAAAGGAAATATCTTCATCGCAATTCTCGCACTGTTCAACTGAAAAAAGCCTTGGAAAAAAAGCCAGAAGATAGGTAAGAATctcctattttaaaaatcttaaCAATTGTACCTTCATACCGGTGCCTGCTACACAGAGATACATAACAAATTAACTTTATATTTAAGGTTCAATAATGAAGCCAGCAATACAGAAGAGccaacaaacaaaaaatccaaGGCTAAGGACAGCGCAAGCAGTGACAGTGACAGTgatagcagtagcagcagcagcaacaataGTAGccgtagtagcagcagcagtagcagcagcagcagcagcagttcctCAGACAGTGAGTCGGATTCAAGTGACTCGACTAGCTCCAACAGCAGTAGCTCTAGCAGTAGTAGCGCTGctagtaaaaagaaaacaaataaaaaaaagaaatctagCTCTAACAAGAAGAAATGATAGCTCTAAGAAAAATtctatctttttttattacttcaatttcgaatttagatctttttaaattaaatttaaaccTAAAACATTGTGATCAACACTATTTAATAATTGCATAAAAAAAGTATGCAAATACATATAGTTGTCTGCTACTCTAACAGCCGAGAACAAGACTGTAATTCAGATGTCTGAATTACGTGTATTTACTGATAGATGGTTTTATTTACTTCAACAAGAGACTGGGTAAAAAATTGTCAATACTACCctgaaaaatatacaaatattctTAAATTTAATTGTACTTTTATTCAACCAAAACATATTTTTGGGCTAGCTAAATTAGTTGAACAAgggatgaaataataaaatatttcgatACACATAatcgatatatttttataaaaatattgcaatatctttttacaacaaaaatatttatatttaaaattaatagtgatattttaatgaattgtATAGCTAAAACAGAGCCTTACAGTTAAAACGATAGAtaaaatgattataaataGATCATTTTGATGATATCTTAATGTACGGATTTATAGTTTGAAATAAGGATCATATTAAAAAGTATTGACTTAAGTAAAACAGCTGATACAATAACTTAAATTCTAATCTTCATCCACAGCTGGCAAAGTTTGGATGATCATTTTTCGTTTTGGATCATATGTAAAATCGTTGGATCTAAATATGTTGCTCTTATAAAATTGTGTAAGGTTGTAAACTTTGAATTGCTTAGCCtgtaattaaatataaaatagttgTTAATAAAgctataattgaaaaaagtattcATACGTATGAATTTTCATAATGATTGGCATACCCTTTCCAATAATTCTTTTTCAGGAATCTCGACCGAAGTTATGTGATGCTTGCTTGTAGCTTTTTTGAATGCCAGTTTATCTAATGTAAGTCCGCGAAGTGCAAAGTACAGCAATTCATTATGATTTTTCTCGAACGTCAAATATTTCTGTAACGactgtaataaaataaaaaatgatgtcTTTCTGAcgcaatttaaaaacaatatttgatAGATTAACAAAGCCTTACTTGTCGCATGTCTTTCATAACAGAATACTTTTGCGTCTCAACGAAGCTTTCAAGCTCCATTCGAATCGCAAGATTTATGTCTTCTTCTCTTACATATTCACGAAGATGCATTTTTGCATTCGCTTCCGACATACGAATAATACTTTCGATGTGTCGAACTGTAATTGGAAGACTTCCAGTTGCCTATAAAAATGCATAGTTTTGATTActcattttcttcttcaatatctttaaaaatattccaattgaaaatgtttatacaTACCAGACTCTCTTGCCTTAATTTACTGTACAGCTTTGCTATTTTATCTTGATCTACATTGCTCAATTTCGGATGAACATTTTGTTTGGCATATACAATATACTTCTTCAAAACATCTTGATCTAATGGCTCGAATTCATCAGGATCTTTCTCTGCTGTAGCTTCTAATTGCGATGGCACAGTTCTCTCTGAATTAGTTGGGTGATGTCTGATATGTGAATTTACAACAAAGTTAGCCAAATGTCTATCTTGCATGGGATCTACTTCATCTTTAACAATGCATAAAATATCGAATCGAGATAAAATTGGCTCTGACAAGTCGACCTGAAATCAAAAGGTTTTATTTGAGACAAAATTAACAGTTTTGGCAAATATGTTTTTAGTGGGAGACCTTACATTTTCTGAAAATGTCATACTGGGATCATATCTTCCACCAATTGGATTAGATGCAGCAATGACTGCACATCTCGCGTTAAGGGACGTGACAATTCCTGCTTTGGAAATCGAAATACTCTGCTGTTCCATGGCTTCGTGAATCGACGTCCTATCTTGATCATTCATCTTATCAAACTCGTCAATGAGACATATACCGGTATCAGCAAGAACTAAAGCACCAGCTTCTAAGGTCCACTCTTGGGTCATGGGTGATCTTCTAACGTAAGCGGTCAAACCGACGGCTGATGCACCTTGACCTGTTGTGAAAATTGCTCTTGGACAAATTTTCTCAGTATATTTGAGGAATTGCGATTTAGCTGTTCCAGGGTCTCCACAAATCAGTATGTTTATATCACCTCTTATTCTATGCTTCATACctgcaataaacaaaaaatgattatttatcgAAATGTTTGCTTGATTATAGCATTGGGGAAAAAAAACTTACCAGGATTCTTAGCGACTCCACCAAATATTGAAAGAGCTAACGCTCTTTTGATAAATTTGTGACCATAAATGGAAGGAGCAATACTTGCTGCAATACGATTCGCTATATGTGGATCTTTgcttaatttcaaaatattgttCACGTCTTCTTCTGTAAGAGAATCTACGATCTCTTTGGAATCTTTGACATGCAAATGATTGGCCAGAAGAACTGTCGAAAATACTGGGAATccctaaaaaaaaatcatgatgGATAAATATAAGAACTAACAATAAGTTTCTTGCAGCTCCTTGTTTGATGTCAAATTGATATATCTACCTCTTCTGTATTTAAAGATCCGTCGTAATTGGTTTTATAAATAGCAGTTAAATCTACTTCATCTCCAGGTTTACAACGATCAACAAGATCCGATAAGAGAATGCAGTCTTTGCTACGGGGTATTCTACCAGCAGGAATTCTTCCAGGAGATTCTTGgattgtaattttttgataatttcgGTAAACAGTTTGCTCCATATTGATCTGTtgacaaaaattagaaataaGGTAAACGCAAGTATTACTGAAATTTCGAAGTAGAACAAAATAATGaagttaataaaattactaTGAATGGTCCAAGACTTTGACACTCAGGACATCTATTTGGTTTAATTTCTTGGTTCTGTGTCTGAGTGTATGGCCCTAAAGTGTATCCACATTTGCTACAATCGTATTTAACAATAGACAGCTGTGGCAAGACTCCGGTGGTTGCAGTTACAACACCTAATGTTCTCACTAATTGGTTCAAATGAAGTTTCCTAAAATTGTTAAAGAATAGATAAATAGTCTTATCagacaaataataaaataattgaaatttcaaatacTACCTAAATGTACGCAATTCTTCAATGAGTGGTAATTCTGATATCCTCACATGAATCTCCTTAGTAACTCTGTCATAACTTGGATAAATGGtcataacaaaatttttagcAACTTCATCAAATATTTCCAGCATTTCAGCTGGAGCCTCTGGTAAGAAATATGCAAGCACATGCTCTTTACTTGCCAGAAGTGGAAATTCGACTATAAAGCTTGCCTGCAAAAAAATCATTGCATAAGcacaactttatttttaacgactcgaatataagattcattttgaaaataaatgttaCCTGATTGCTTTCACACATGAGTCGAATACGCTCTTTGTATATGTACTGTCCCTTAGAATTTGTGTAGGTTCTTAGAAAGCTTTTGAACCTGTTTGCAATTTCATTCCTAGGGGCAAGCATGCAGATCCATTCTTTAATGGAATGACCCTTGGTGTCATCTAAATTTTCAATGGATTCAATCATctgatgtaaaaataattgaaaagttaataagttttataagctttattatacaattttaattattcattaaAACATACTTCAGTATCTTCAATTTCTCCAGTTGCAGCCTTTTCAGCCAAGCGACGCTTCCTTGTCATATCTTCATCATCGCTTTCATCTAGCAAAGGTCGTGCATTATATTgcaatattgatttttcaaatttctcacgCTTTGTAAGTcaatgaatcatttttttcaaaacttacCATAAAGAAGATCCTTGTCATCTCGTATACCAGcagctctatctctctttcgcaTAGATGCTTCAGCTGCTGCACGCTCTCCCTGTGACATCTCTGAATAGTCCTCATCGTCCACCATATTAGGATCGTATCTGTCCAGGGCTGACATGGGTCGATAATCACTGAAATGACAAGCGAAGACAATTATAAATTAGAAATATCAGTAgtatattttgatttatagcgtaataaaaataacttacgCCTCCATGTTATCCCCAAACAACTCCTCTCCATCCACCTCATCTTCGACAACATCGCTCACATTACCAATTAATCTGGACTCGTCTTCAAATTGGTCATAAAAGTCTGGAGCAGGCGATGTCATAGCATCGTGCCTGTCACTAGGCGCAGGCGAACTTGGTCGACTCTAAAAATCAACATACACAATACGATATTATGCATGTGTACTTATTATTGCAGCGTCAACAAATGATAGCTATGTGCGAAGGATATGCTTACCATCTTAGTATTCTGGGCTAATGCAACGAAATCTAGCAACTAGATAAACtatttaaaacattaaaaactcacaatttacaaacaaaacaaCGAAACCGAATGTAAACTATCACAAATCCCTAAGTGCCCAGAAAAGTAAGATCCCAGGAACGTAAAAATCCAGCCAGCTAAGGAACAAAGCCAGTGAGCTAAGGCCGGCGGTAAACACGCGTGCCGCTCACCAAATCGCGCGGGAATTCGTGCGATAGATTCCACAGGTCTTTTCGTAAAAGCATCGGATTTTGCGCAACGTGTGAAAAGGCAAGTATCGCAATGCAGGAGAATAATTCACTTGAGCTGCGATCAATCATTGCtgagttttatttatttatttacggCGAAGAGCAACGTTGATTGTGTTGTATATTAGTTTTGTATTTTCCttatttgtaattattataCAGCCTGAAGTTGTAAAATGTATTtggataaaaaattatgatttcaaaaatgtaattttaaaacGTGAAACACTCAAGTCATAATACTGCATCATATTTAATAACGTAAACTGCATTAAGTTCGACAATTCCAAAATATCGCGATTTTAGTATCATTTGAACGCACTctgttgaaaaatttaaaaaacgggttttttataaaaaaaaaactaaatatatatatatatattatgcatAAATAAGTGTAGTTCAAACCGTCTGCCTTTGCGAACGCACCACGCGTGACGTCACGCTTACAGTTCAGGTTAGTCCCGGAACATAGTCGGCCAATAGGACGAGCCAATCGGCGTGCCCCCATGGAATTCAAAAGATAAACGTTAGTATACGATCCCAAACGGCAAGAGGACAACGCGAGCGGTGTGCCCATCAACTCTTGTCTCCCCTACAGGATCTAGGACCCCATCCATCAGGATCGCGCGGATGCCACATCGGACAGCCACAGACGAGGACGAGGTTGCAGCGGTCGAGTTTTAGGATTCGCTTCACATCATCCAAGGAGGAGAGGACCTGCGAAAATGGATTCCGTCAGGTGAGTCTCTCTCAACGCTGCGGGCCGGCCGAGCTGCGGGCTCGCTTGTCAACCGTCACGCCGAGGAGAGGGTTTTCGAGGATTATGGGTGTGCTTGGATAATGCACGCTTGGCTCGGCTTTGTTTTGAGGAGGAACCGTTGCATCGATCGGAGAATGATTATTGACTCTGAGACTACTCGAGATCGTTGCGACTATACGGGAATTTCAGGCCCTCAGTGGAACAGGTGTCGCCAAAATGCGAGGTGTTTTGCGATCGATAAAAAGGGCCTTGCTCAATGTGTACTGGGTGAGAACGTGTTATGGCTTGCGTTCTTTCGATGATTTTTATGGAGTTTTCGGTGCAGTTGTAAAACTGAAGTTTGGATAGCGCGTGGTTTCACCATTGTTTATGATAACACTGTCAGGGCTCAATGAAGCCAAAATGAAGGCAAACGTGGAGTAACCGACGCGATGCACGGATTTGTTGAATTAGTCACTTTTATTGGCTGctgttgtatttatttattcatgaTTTAAAtgtgaataattattttcgaagATTTGTTATAAGTACAACATATTAACTGTAGAAGCTTAATGTGCAATTTTCGGATATTTTAAGCAAAGTTATTCATATGATTTTCAGGGCATCGACTATCGAACGGGCCAAGGAAATATGCGAGAAAGACATAGGAGAGCTCTTCAATATATGGGAGGAAACAGGTATCAAACCAGAGATACTGAATGCATATGCTGACACAGTTCTCAATCATCTACTTGTAAGTTTAAACATCAAATGAATTTTGctagtaattatttatttatgtactGTGATCAAATTATTTCTTTGTAATGCAGGGCTTAATGAAGGAAATGGTGAACGAATCTGTGCAAAAGAAGATGAATCTCGTAAAAAGCGTCAAAGCCATGGCCCAAGCTGCaagaaaaatatcaaaagtatgattacttttttctttcattagGTTTCTTTATGAGACCTTTTTActgaatattaattttatctttaattttttggaaaacaGGAATTGGGTACTAACTTTGTGGCAGACAGCTATGATGATTTGCCATTAATGGAGTTGGAGATCAAGTTAAGGCAAGAGGTCGAGGAACTGCAGcaagaaaaagagaagcgGTTGGAACTTGTTCAAAAATTGACAGACAGGGTAAATTCATCATTTTGCTGCATTTACAAAAACTTATCTAGGTTTGAATGAAGCTTATGATTTGAtgtttgacttttttttaggaAGCGGAAATCTGTCAAAAACTGGGAAACAAACCTGTTGGATTTAAATCCAAACTTCCTACAGAAGAAGAGATTGATGAATTTAAAAGTTACATAGAGATACAAAAAACTGAAATGGTAGGTTTTATGATTAGATAAAATACTTGCTGCAATATTTGATTTCATGTATATGTTCTTTATTCATTCAATCTCTTTTTTCAGGTTGAACGTACAGAGTTGTTCGATAATACTAGGAGGTTGGTTCTTAAAATGATGGAAGAACTAGGCATCAGTCCAGCATTAGACTTTGAAATGATGGTCTGTCATGATCATGGTAACTTTATTTATTCACAGAATAAcatgacaaaattaaaagaTATGAAAGAAAGGTTAACCAATCAAGTTGAACATGCAAAATCTCAAGCTCAAGATAAAAGAGAATCATTGATTGCATTGTGGGATTATTTAGATGAACCTTTAGAAGTCCGTAAAGCTTTTCTTGATACTCACTCCGGTTATAGTTTGGCTACAATAAATGCTGTAAGTGTAATAAAGCTTACAAGTACagaataattctttttttcataattataataaaagtatttttat
Coding sequences within it:
- the LOC100120258 gene encoding zinc finger CCHC domain-containing protein 10, which produces MSTTKVVSKYGKKSANPYPLEKVRCQKCLEMGHWSYECKGKRKYLHRNSRTVQLKKALEKKPEDRFNNEASNTEEPTNKKSKAKDSASSDSDSDSSSSSSNNSSRSSSSSSSSSSSSSSDSESDSSDSTSSNSSSSSSSSAASKKKTNKKKKSSSNKKK
- the LOC100120235 gene encoding DNA replication licensing factor Mcm2; this encodes MSRPSSPAPSDRHDAMTSPAPDFYDQFEDESRLIGNVSDVVEDEVDGEELFGDNMEADYRPMSALDRYDPNMVDDEDYSEMSQGERAAAEASMRKRDRAAGIRDDKDLLYDESDDEDMTRKRRLAEKAATGEIEDTEMIESIENLDDTKGHSIKEWICMLAPRNEIANRFKSFLRTYTNSKGQYIYKERIRLMCESNQASFIVEFPLLASKEHVLAYFLPEAPAEMLEIFDEVAKNFVMTIYPSYDRVTKEIHVRISELPLIEELRTFRKLHLNQLVRTLGVVTATTGVLPQLSIVKYDCSKCGYTLGPYTQTQNQEIKPNRCPECQSLGPFIINMEQTVYRNYQKITIQESPGRIPAGRIPRSKDCILLSDLVDRCKPGDEVDLTAIYKTNYDGSLNTEEGFPVFSTVLLANHLHVKDSKEIVDSLTEEDVNNILKLSKDPHIANRIAASIAPSIYGHKFIKRALALSIFGGVAKNPGMKHRIRGDINILICGDPGTAKSQFLKYTEKICPRAIFTTGQGASAVGLTAYVRRSPMTQEWTLEAGALVLADTGICLIDEFDKMNDQDRTSIHEAMEQQSISISKAGIVTSLNARCAVIAASNPIGGRYDPSMTFSENVDLSEPILSRFDILCIVKDEVDPMQDRHLANFVVNSHIRHHPTNSERTVPSQLEATAEKDPDEFEPLDQDVLKKYIVYAKQNVHPKLSNVDQDKIAKLYSKLRQESLATGSLPITVRHIESIIRMSEANAKMHLREYVREEDINLAIRMELESFVETQKYSVMKDMRQSLQKYLTFEKNHNELLYFALRGLTLDKLAFKKATSKHHITSVEIPEKELLERAKQFKVYNLTQFYKSNIFRSNDFTYDPKRKMIIQTLPAVDED